The following is a genomic window from Pedobacter sp. KBS0701.
ATGGACAGTTCTGAATTTTTAGACGGCGTTAGCGCATTAAAAGGCAAAAAACTGGTAATTGTAGGTTGCGGTGCCCAAGGCCTAAACCAGGGTTTAAATTTGAGAGATAGTGGTTTAGATGTAAGCTACACTTTACGTAAGGAAGCAATTGAAGGCAAACGCGATTCTTGGAAAAATGCAACTGAAAACAATTTCACTGTTGGCACTTACGAAGAACTGATTCCAAATGCAGATGTAGTAATTAACCTTACTCCGGATAAACAACATACTGCTGTTGTAAATGCAATTATGCCTTTAATGAAAGAAGGTGCTACTTTATTATATTCTCACGGTTTCAATATCGTGGAAGAAGGTATGCAGATCCGTAAAGATTTAACCGTGATCATGGTTGCACCTAAATGCCCTGGCAGCGAGGTTAGAGCAGAGTATGTTCGTGGTTTTGGTGTACCTACCCTAATTGCAGTACACCCTGAGAATGATCCTCAAGGTAAAGGTTTGGCACAGGCTAAAGCCTATTGCGTTGGTACAGGCGGTCACAGAGCAGGTGTATTAAAATCATCTTTCGTAGCTGAGGTAAAATCAGATTTAATGGGCGAGCAAACCATCCTTTGTGGTTTATTGCAAACTGGCTCTATCCTATCTTTCGATAAGATGGTAGAAAAAGGGATCGATGCAGGTTACGCTTCTAAATTGGTTCAATATGGTGTTGAAGTAATTACAGAAGCCTTGAAACAAGGTGGTATTACTGCGATGATGGACAGATTAAGCAATATTGCTAAAATCAAAGCTTTTGAAATTTCGGAAGAATTGAAAGACATTATGCGTCCATTATTCCAAAAACACCAGGACGACATTATGAGTGGCGAGTTTAGCCGTACCATGATGGAAGATTGGGCAAATGGTGATAAAAATCTATTAAAATGGAGAGCTGAAACCGGTGAAACTGCTTTTGAAAAAACACCAGCTGGTGATGTTAAAATCGGCGAGCAAGAATATTTTGATAACTATACTTTAATGGTTGCTTTTGTTCGTGCAGGTGTTGAATTGGCTTTCGAAACTATGGTACAGGCTGGTATCAAACCAGAATCGGCTTATTACGAATCGTTACACGAAACACCACTTATTGCCAATACCATTGCACGTAAAAAATTATTCGAAATGAACCGCGTAATTTCTGATACTGCAGAATATGGTTGTTATTTATTCGATCAGGCTTGTAAACCACTTTTAGGCGATTTCATGAAAAAAGTAGATACCGATTTAGTTGGTAAAAACTTTAACGAAGGTAAAGATGGCGCGGTTGACAACAGAAAATTAATTGATGTTAACGAAGCTATCCGTTCACACGAAGTAGAGCAGATTGGAGCAACGTTGCGTAAAGCAATGACGGCAATGAAGGCGATTAAAACTGCATAGTAAACTTACAAACCTCGCAGGTTTGCGAAACCTGCGAAGTTTAAATAATTACATAAAAAGATGTCAAAAACATTAGTAGAAAAAATTTGGGATGCTCACGTTGTAAAAAGTGAAGAAGGATTTCCTGATATTTTATACATTGATACACACTTAATACACGAGGTAACCTCTCCACAGGCATTTGATGGGTTGCGCAAAAGAGGTTTACCTGTTTTACGTCCAAAGCAGACGGTAGCAACTGCCGATCATAACGTACCAACCTTAAACCAGTTGTTGCCGATTAAAGAAGAGCTTTCGCGTTATCAGGTAGATATGCTCACGAAAAACTGTGCAGAATTCGGCGTAGAATTATATGGTTTGGGTCATCCTTTTCAAGGTATTGTACACGTTATCGGTCCTGAACTGGGTATAACCCTACCAGGTAAAACGATGGTTTGCGGCGATAGCCATACCTCTACGCATGGTGCTTTTGGCGCTATTGCATTTGGTATCGGCACTTCGCAGGTAGAGCAGGTTTTTGCAACGCAATGTTTATTGCAGTCGAAACCTAAAACCATGAAAATTGAGGTAAACGGCGAACTAGGAAAAGGCGTTGGAGCAAAAGATATTATCTTATACATTATTGCCAAAATTTCTGCAGCTGGCGGTACTGGTTATTTTATAGAATATGCAGGTTCGGCAATCGAAGCTTTAAGTATGGAAGCCCGTATGACGATCTGTAACATGAGTATCGAAATGGGTGCACGCGGTGGATTAATTGCACCAGATCAAACCACTTTCGATTACATTAAAGGAAGAGAGTTTGCTCCTGCCGGCGAAGAGTGGGATAAAGCCTTAGCATACTGGAAAACGTTATATAGCGATGCTGATGCAAAATTCGATAGTGTATTAACTTTCGATGCTGCAGATATCGCTCCAATGATTACTTACGGTACTAATCCTGGAATGGGAATGGGTATTCAGGAACATATTCCGGCAACTGGCGCACAACCGGAAAAAGAAAAACTTTCGTACCAGAAAGCATTGGATTATATGGGTTTTGATGATGATTCGTCGTTGATCGGAAAACCAGTTGATTATGTGTTCATCGGAAGCTGTACCAACTCACGCATTGAAGATTTACGTGAAGTGGCTGATTTTGTTAAAGATAAACGCAAAGCCGATAATGTTACCGTTTGGATTGTACCAGGATCGAAACAGGTAGAGCAACAGGCTAAAAACGAAGGTTTGGATAAAATTTTCGAAGCTGCTGGTTTCCAGTTACGCGAACCTGGTTGTAGTGCATGTTTAGGCATGAACGAAGATAAAATCCCTGCAGGTAAATACTGTGTATCTACATCGAACAGAAACTTTGAGGGTAGACAGGGACAAAACGCACGTACCTTATTGGCCAGTCCACTTACCGCAGCAGCAGCAGCTGTAACCGGAAAAATTACCGATGTAAGGGAAATGTTGGAAAAGGTAGAAGGTTAAAAGGCACAAGGTTTTAGGTATCGGCAAAATGCCTAGACTAATCGTCATTGCGAGGCACGAAGCAATCTTAATGCGATTGCAAGGCTAAATTAGATCGCTTAGTACCTAGCAATGACAAGAAAATAAATATATGATTTTAGAAGTTGCTATACTAAATGTAAAAGCCGGACTATCGGCTGATTTTGAAAAAGCTTTCATCGAAGCACAAAAAATCATTTCTGCAATGGAAGGTTACATTTCGCATCAGCTTCAGAAATGTGTAGAAGTAGAAAATAAATATATCCTGCTGGTAAACTGGAAAACGCTGGAGGCACACACCGAAGGTTTCAGAGGATCAGCAGCATACCAGAACTGGAAAAAGTTATTGCACCACTTTTATGATCCTTTTCCGGTAGTTGAACATTTTACTGAGGTAGAAGGTAATAAGGCTTAAGGCGGAGGGTAAAACATGAAGTATAAAATTACCACCATTCAAGCAAAAGGCCTGAGATAAAAGATAAAAAAGTGGATTATAAGTCTTGATACTTATTACTACTTACTTGATACTAATTGACATGAAAAAATTCACAAAGTTAACATCGGCAGTAGTGCCTTTAAACATAGAGAACATTGATACCGACCAGATTATCCCTGCGAGGTTTCTAAAAGCGACTACACGCGAAGGTTTCGGTGAGAACCTATTCCGCGATTGGCGTTATAATGGCGATAATACACCAAAACCAGAATTTGTAATGAACAACCCCACCTATAGTGGTCAGGTATTAGTTGCAGGAAAAAACTTTGGTTGTGGCAGTAGTCGCGAGCATGCGGCCTGGGCCATTCAGGATGCCGGTTTTGATGCGGTAATCAGCAGTTTCTTTGCCGATATTTTTAAAGGCAATGCGTTAAACAATGGTTTATTACCTATCCAGGTAAGCGATGAGTTCTTAGCGCAGGTTTTCAAAGCGGTTGACAGCAATCCAAAATCAGCTTTAGAAGTTGATCTTGAAAATCAAACCGTAACGATTGTAGAAACCGGAGCTCAGGAATCATTCGAGATCAATCCTTACAAAAAATCATGCCTGATTAACGGTTATGATGATATCGATTTCATCTTAAACCAAAAACAATTAATTGAAGAATTCGAGCAAGCAAGATAATGTTTAAACCATTCGTTCACATACAGAATTTAAATCTGAGTTACCACAACAAAGTGGTGCTAAAGGATTTGTATTGGGAAATGAATGTTTGCGAAAATTATGTAATTGGTGGTAAAAGCGGAACAGGAAAAACTTCGTTAGCAAAAGCAATTGCAGGTTTAGTTCCAGCTCAGGGAAGTATTGAGATTGATTTTGATGTATTGAGCACACTACCAAAAGAAGTACTTTATGTAGAAAGCTGGTACCAGTTTAAAAACTTAGAAGGTGTTGCCAATTTTTATTACCAGCAACGTTATACCAGTCAGCAGGCTAAAGAAACTTTAACCGTTCATGCAGAGTTGGTCAGTTATGGTAAAGAAAAAGGGCTTCATTTTGATCAGGTTGAACCGGTTTTAGAGGCTTTGGGCTTTGTAACATTTGCCAGTTCACAATTAATAGAATTATCCAGCGGCGAACACAAAAAATTACAACTGGTTAAAGCACTTTGGTTAAAACCACAGTTATTAATTATCGACCAACCATACACAGGTTTAGATGCGGCTTCTCGCAAAAACCTGAACATTTTACTGGATCAGGTGGCTGAAGAAGGAGTTCAATTGATTTTGATCTGTAATGAAAGTGAATTACCAGCCTGTATCAATTCTTTTGCCGAAATAAGAGATGGACAATTAGCTCAAGTAGACGCTTTAGAACCTTCTGTCAGTACCGAAATCCATTTAAGGGAAATTCCGGATTTCTTAAAAGAATCGCCTGTTTATAGTTCACAGGATATTGTAAAAATGGTTAATGTAAACATTAGCTATGGCGAAAAACAGGTACTGAAAAATATCAACTGGGAAGTTAGAGCGGGAGAAAAATGGCTTTTGCAAGGGCATAATGGTTCTGGAAAATCGACTTTGTTAAGCTTGGTAAACGGCGATCACCCACAATCTTATGCCAACGAACTTTATTTATTCGGCAATAGGCGTGGAAGCGGCGAAAGTATATGGGACATTAAACAGCAT
Proteins encoded in this region:
- the ilvC gene encoding ketol-acid reductoisomerase, producing the protein MANYFNTLPLREKLNQLGVCDFMDSSEFLDGVSALKGKKLVIVGCGAQGLNQGLNLRDSGLDVSYTLRKEAIEGKRDSWKNATENNFTVGTYEELIPNADVVINLTPDKQHTAVVNAIMPLMKEGATLLYSHGFNIVEEGMQIRKDLTVIMVAPKCPGSEVRAEYVRGFGVPTLIAVHPENDPQGKGLAQAKAYCVGTGGHRAGVLKSSFVAEVKSDLMGEQTILCGLLQTGSILSFDKMVEKGIDAGYASKLVQYGVEVITEALKQGGITAMMDRLSNIAKIKAFEISEELKDIMRPLFQKHQDDIMSGEFSRTMMEDWANGDKNLLKWRAETGETAFEKTPAGDVKIGEQEYFDNYTLMVAFVRAGVELAFETMVQAGIKPESAYYESLHETPLIANTIARKKLFEMNRVISDTAEYGCYLFDQACKPLLGDFMKKVDTDLVGKNFNEGKDGAVDNRKLIDVNEAIRSHEVEQIGATLRKAMTAMKAIKTA
- the leuC gene encoding 3-isopropylmalate dehydratase large subunit, whose amino-acid sequence is MSKTLVEKIWDAHVVKSEEGFPDILYIDTHLIHEVTSPQAFDGLRKRGLPVLRPKQTVATADHNVPTLNQLLPIKEELSRYQVDMLTKNCAEFGVELYGLGHPFQGIVHVIGPELGITLPGKTMVCGDSHTSTHGAFGAIAFGIGTSQVEQVFATQCLLQSKPKTMKIEVNGELGKGVGAKDIILYIIAKISAAGGTGYFIEYAGSAIEALSMEARMTICNMSIEMGARGGLIAPDQTTFDYIKGREFAPAGEEWDKALAYWKTLYSDADAKFDSVLTFDAADIAPMITYGTNPGMGMGIQEHIPATGAQPEKEKLSYQKALDYMGFDDDSSLIGKPVDYVFIGSCTNSRIEDLREVADFVKDKRKADNVTVWIVPGSKQVEQQAKNEGLDKIFEAAGFQLREPGCSACLGMNEDKIPAGKYCVSTSNRNFEGRQGQNARTLLASPLTAAAAAVTGKITDVREMLEKVEG
- a CDS encoding antibiotic biosynthesis monooxygenase — protein: MILEVAILNVKAGLSADFEKAFIEAQKIISAMEGYISHQLQKCVEVENKYILLVNWKTLEAHTEGFRGSAAYQNWKKLLHHFYDPFPVVEHFTEVEGNKA
- the leuD gene encoding 3-isopropylmalate dehydratase small subunit; this encodes MKKFTKLTSAVVPLNIENIDTDQIIPARFLKATTREGFGENLFRDWRYNGDNTPKPEFVMNNPTYSGQVLVAGKNFGCGSSREHAAWAIQDAGFDAVISSFFADIFKGNALNNGLLPIQVSDEFLAQVFKAVDSNPKSALEVDLENQTVTIVETGAQESFEINPYKKSCLINGYDDIDFILNQKQLIEEFEQAR
- a CDS encoding ATP-binding cassette domain-containing protein yields the protein MFKPFVHIQNLNLSYHNKVVLKDLYWEMNVCENYVIGGKSGTGKTSLAKAIAGLVPAQGSIEIDFDVLSTLPKEVLYVESWYQFKNLEGVANFYYQQRYTSQQAKETLTVHAELVSYGKEKGLHFDQVEPVLEALGFVTFASSQLIELSSGEHKKLQLVKALWLKPQLLIIDQPYTGLDAASRKNLNILLDQVAEEGVQLILICNESELPACINSFAEIRDGQLAQVDALEPSVSTEIHLREIPDFLKESPVYSSQDIVKMVNVNISYGEKQVLKNINWEVRAGEKWLLQGHNGSGKSTLLSLVNGDHPQSYANELYLFGNRRGSGESIWDIKQHIGLISPEFHWYFDPNATVWQSIASGFYDTVGLFQQLPYTKSTQVDELIAYFGLTENKNELLTALPLGKQRLVLLARTIIKNPELLIMDEPCQGLDRQQTQHFNQLVDELCSNGMTLIYVGHFESQLPTCIEKRILLEKGEVKVVESLNTEILG